In the Streptomyces coeruleoprunus genome, AGGCCGCGAAGGCCTCGGCGCGGTGGGGGCAGGACACGGCGACGACCACCGCCAGGTCGCCGACCGTCAGATCGCCCACCCGGTGGACGGCGGCCAGGGCGCGGACCGGGAAGTCGGCGACGACCTTCTCGGCGACGCGGCGCAGCTCGGCCTCGGCCGTCGGGTGGCTGGAGTACCCGAGGGCGTCCACGTCGGCGCCGCCGTCGTGGTTGCGGACGGTGCCCACGAAGAGCGCGGTGCCGCCGGCGGCGTCGTCGCCGACGGCGCGGAAGACCTCGTCGAGGGAGAGCGGGGTGTCGCGGATCGCCAGCAGCCGGATCGGGTCGTCGGCGGCGCGCTCGCCGGGGTGGTCGTACGTGGGAGCCATGGCATCCATCGTGCCGTACGGGACGGCAGCACGGAATTGCCTGTTCGACCGGCGGACGCACGCGCGCGTTGGAGCCTCGTACAGGCGCATCGTTCCGGCCGCGCCCATGCCCGGCCGCGGCGACCGGCGCGTACGCACATGTGCACCCGCGTGGCTCGCGCCGCCGGTGCGCCTGTGCCGTGCTTCGCGTGCGGCTCCGGTCCGGCCGCCGCCGTGGGCCCGGCTACAGCCCGCGGCGCCTGCGGGCGCGGCGGACCAGGGCGGCCGTGCCGAGCAGGGCGACCGTGGCGCCCGCCGCACCCGCGGCCGTGGCGTCCTTGCGGCCCAGGCGGCGGCCCGCGACGGTGTGCCGGCCGGACACCTCCTCCAGCAGCGCGGCGAGGACCTCCTCGTTCGTCCACCGGGGCCGCCAGCCCGCGTCGTGGAGCCGGCCGACGCTGACCACCCACGGGTGCATCGTGTACGCCAGGTCACCGGCGGGTGACGGAGTGAGGCCGATCCGGTGGAGCCGGGCCGCCGCCCCGAGCGCGACGGCGGAGGGCAGCTCCATGCGGCGGATGCCGCTCAGCTCCTCGACCTCCTCCTGCTCCAGCCAGCCGTCGCAGCCGACCGCGAACTCCCCGTCGACCTTCTCCAAAGCCGCGTACTCCAGCGCGCTGACCAGGTCCTCCACGTGGCAGAACTGCCAGGCGGGCCGGGAGCCGGCGACGACGAGCAGGCGCGGTGACTCGAAGTAGCGGGTCAGGGCGGTGTCCGTGCCGCCCACCAGGACGGCGGGGCGGACGACGGTGATGTTCAGGCCGGGGTGGGCGCGCGGGGCCCGGCGGGCCAGGCGCTCGATCTCCAGGAGGTCGCCCACGCCGGTGGCCTCGGCGGTGGCCCGCAGCTCGGCGTCCTCGGAGAGCGGGATGTCGTTGTCCGCGAGCGCCCCGTAGACCATGGCCGAGGTGCACAGGACGACCCGGTGGACCCCGGCGGCAGCGGCGGCGGTCAGGACGGTCTGCGTACCCCGTACGTTGTACGCGGTACGGGCGGCGGAGTCGGTCTCCAGGTCGAGGTCGAGGGCCAGGTGCACCACGACGTCCGCGCCGCGCAGCTTCTCGGCGATGGCCGGGTCCCGCACGTCCAGGATGTGCCACTGGGCCTCGGACACGTCGCCGCGCCGCTCGTCGATGGCGATGACCTGCTTGATCTCGTCGGACCCAACGAGGCGGCGGGTCAGCAGGTCGCCGACGCCGGATGCGGCGCCGGTGACCGCGACGACGGGGCCCCGGGCGGCGGACGGGGTTGAGCGGTTTCGCGCTGCGCGAACCTGCGGATCTGGGGAACTCACCAGGCGTCTCCAGCGGTTGTCTTCAGTACGTACGCGGACAACGCGCACGTACCAGGTGGCGTCCATCCTGCCGCAGGCGATGCGTCAGTGGAGCACCGAGCCCCAGTCCGGCCCGGATGTCTACGCTGGGTGTGATGTCGGGCAACCGCCGTCGGCAGGAAGCCGGCGGCCCTACGAGCCGAGGAAACCCGTGAGCGACACCCCATTCGGATTCGGCCTTCCGCCGGAGGAGCCGGACAACGGCGACGAAGGCAAGAAGCAGCCCCAGGGTGGTGGCAACCCCTTCGGGTTCGGCGGTCTGCCGGGCGGCGGCCAGGGCGGCCCGGACAACCCGTTCGCCGCGATGTTCGGCGCCTTCAACCCCGCCGACCTGGGCGCCGCCTTCCAGCAGCTCGGCCAGATGCTGAGCTACGAGGGCGGTCCCGTGAACTGGGACATGGCCAAGCAGATCGCCCGCCAGACCGTGGCCCAGGGCACGCCCGACGGCACGAAGGACGCCAGCGTGGGCCCCGCCGAGCGCACGGCGGTCGAGGAGGCCGTGCGGCTGGCGGACCTGTGGCTGGACGACGCGACCTCGCTGCCGTCCGGGGCGGCGACCGCCGTCGCGTGGTCCCGCGCGGAGTGGGTCGAGGCGACGCTGCCCGCGTGGCAGCAGCTGGTCGACCCGGTCGCCGAGCGGGTCGGCACGGCGATGGGTGCCGTGCTGCCCGAGGAGATGCAGG is a window encoding:
- a CDS encoding molybdenum cofactor biosynthesis protein MoaE, with protein sequence MAPTYDHPGERAADDPIRLLAIRDTPLSLDEVFRAVGDDAAGGTALFVGTVRNHDGGADVDALGYSSHPTAEAELRRVAEKVVADFPVRALAAVHRVGDLTVGDLAVVVAVSCPHRAEAFAACRKLIDDLKHEVPIWKHQRFSDGTEEWVGAC
- a CDS encoding SDR family oxidoreductase, yielding MSSPDPQVRAARNRSTPSAARGPVVAVTGAASGVGDLLTRRLVGSDEIKQVIAIDERRGDVSEAQWHILDVRDPAIAEKLRGADVVVHLALDLDLETDSAARTAYNVRGTQTVLTAAAAAGVHRVVLCTSAMVYGALADNDIPLSEDAELRATAEATGVGDLLEIERLARRAPRAHPGLNITVVRPAVLVGGTDTALTRYFESPRLLVVAGSRPAWQFCHVEDLVSALEYAALEKVDGEFAVGCDGWLEQEEVEELSGIRRMELPSAVALGAAARLHRIGLTPSPAGDLAYTMHPWVVSVGRLHDAGWRPRWTNEEVLAALLEEVSGRHTVAGRRLGRKDATAAGAAGATVALLGTAALVRRARRRRGL